A genomic stretch from Patescibacteria group bacterium includes:
- a CDS encoding sigma-70 family RNA polymerase sigma factor, whose product MPRKKRKYSVFSPEKIEALMKKGHSRGFVTENEIIFAFPNNIVKYLDELESLLDRLDLAGIKIIESKDSLLEVEKKEPKAKTEFTPEFFDLDKISIDSIQMYLREIGKVPLLTPEEEIELAKRKEKGDLAAMQRLVEANLRLVVSIAKKFVGYGLTFLDLIQEGNLGLFRAVEKFDWRKGYKFSTYATWWITQAVTRALADHSRTIRIPVHMVEVLNRLQRASRSLTQMLSREPTPEEIAAEAGEDIEKVRSLLEISQDVVSLDATVGRDEDKDAVLSDFIEDLKTITPDRAAALKILKEYVTEIVKELPPRERKILEMRFGLVNGIAHTLEEVGKKFNVTRERIRQIEAKALERIREMKGVEKIKDYY is encoded by the coding sequence TTACCGAAAATGAAATTATTTTTGCCTTTCCCAACAATATTGTAAAATACCTCGACGAACTAGAATCTTTGCTTGATCGTTTAGATCTGGCCGGCATTAAAATAATTGAATCAAAAGATTCTTTATTAGAAGTGGAAAAAAAAGAGCCGAAAGCAAAAACTGAATTTACGCCCGAGTTTTTTGATTTAGATAAAATTTCCATCGATTCTATCCAGATGTATCTCAGAGAAATTGGTAAGGTTCCGCTTTTGACACCTGAGGAAGAAATTGAGCTAGCAAAAAGAAAAGAAAAAGGAGATTTAGCCGCCATGCAACGATTAGTTGAGGCTAATTTGAGATTAGTTGTTTCCATTGCCAAAAAATTTGTTGGTTATGGCTTAACTTTTCTTGACTTAATTCAGGAAGGTAATCTTGGGCTTTTTCGGGCGGTGGAAAAATTTGATTGGCGAAAGGGCTATAAATTTTCTACCTATGCTACCTGGTGGATCACTCAGGCCGTAACTCGGGCACTAGCCGATCATTCACGAACAATTAGAATTCCCGTTCATATGGTTGAGGTTTTAAATCGCTTACAGCGTGCTTCAAGATCTTTGACCCAAATGTTGAGTCGTGAACCAACACCAGAGGAAATTGCTGCCGAAGCCGGAGAAGATATAGAAAAAGTAAGAAGCTTGCTAGAGATTTCTCAAGATGTAGTCTCTTTAGATGCAACAGTGGGTAGAGATGAAGATAAAGATGCAGTCTTAAGTGATTTTATTGAAGATTTAAAAACGATTACTCCAGACCGCGCCGCCGCTTTAAAAATTTTAAAAGAATATGTCACAGAAATTGTGAAAGAATTACCTCCTCGAGAGAGGAAAATTTTAGAAATGAGGTTTGGTTTAGTTAACGGCATTGCTCACACCCTTGAAGAAGTTGGCAAGAAATTTAATGTCACCCGTGAGAGAATTCGTCAAATTGAGGCCAAAGCTTTAGAAAGAATTCGTGAAATGAAGGGCGTTGAGAAAATAAAAGATTATTATTAA